In the genome of Candoia aspera isolate rCanAsp1 chromosome 4, rCanAsp1.hap2, whole genome shotgun sequence, the window CCATATGGTCTCTCACCTTTTGTTTCCCCTGTCATGCATGACACATTTCATTTGCTTGAGCCATCTGGATGGGCTTTAATTAAAGCTAATCCATATCCTATGTTtacctctgggttcttttctccCATCTGCTGTATGCTGTAATATAATACAAACCAAGAAAAGTTATAGCTCACTTGGGCATTCTTAGGAGATACTTTGTTCAACAGACAGCGGATTGGGGCTCAGAAGTGGTTTCTAGTGAACAACAAACATGATCTTCAGACAGACACCATAGTAATGCTGATGCCAGGATATTCTATCACTGCCATTGATGGAAGGGTCCATTTTGAAACAAATAAATTGCAAGAGGAGATTTGAATTAGAGACCCACGAGTTAAGGTGCAGGAAAGTCACGGACTTGTTCTCTTTCATTCAGGGTGCATGCATGagttaatggatttaagttacagattcctttttttaatagtaattttatttaaaattgcaattaaaaagataaaaacaaatacgaactaaaaaaaagaataaaaagaaaatacagaaagtgcagaaaagaaaaaatagaaaagaaagaaaaaataagaatatagtaaagaaaaggaaaagaaatatataaagaaatgacttcccccttcatcatgacaggtataaacaattttagtaacttatccccttctcttaaaatacaaaagtGATCTCTTCTTCCGCCtcttagaaaagaagaaaaaattttcattatttgaaaaaaattgaaacatgatgtgatatgcctacaagaaactcatataaggaaaaatataaaatacttgataaataaacatttgggacaagaatttatttcagcaggtttgaagaaaattaatgtcCTTGTGTTATATGTTAAACTACATTTGAAGCCATGTTTATTATTAGCTGATGAGTATGGTAGATATGTAGCAGTTGAAGTGGAACttggacttaaatctattattgtgggaatatatgtaccaactgaagataaaagtacatttttttatggaacttttgaatgaattgtcatctttttcgtACCACagttggtgtttaatgggggactggaatggagtTATTCCCCACTGATTGACAGAATATCtgagaaacaaaattaaacaagggaCATTACCAAAATCCTTTTTTATCTGATGGACAATGTGGCATTGGTGGACTCTTGGAGATACAAAAATGGACTGGCAAAggattatactttttattcagaGAGACATAAATcgttttcaagaattgatatgatatggatttcaagggacttggtgaataaagtttctaaagtagataaccaaagactttttctgatcataatcctgtaagtatgacaataaagaaaacagatggagactgaacaaattaattttacaaaaagaaaaagttgtgGAACATTGTAAGAGGATTAAATGATTTCTTTGATATTAACTGGGacaatgaaatagatttaaaaactgtttgggatacTAGTAAAGCAGTTATGAGGGGGCATTTTATCCATTATAACCATAGTCTCaagaagaaatctcaacaaaagttacaaattgTTTTGGATCAGATcaagctgaaagaaactgagctacagAAAAAACAACAGATAACAATATTGTGTACCAACTTAAGTTATTACATCAGTAATTGTCAttgttgactgtgaaagaaatagaaacaaagttgaaatatgttcaacagagacattttgaattctctaataaaccaggaagatggttagcatatacaccgaggaaagaaagagaagattttttttttttttacttatttatttattaaatttgtccctgcccatctcctcccatcgggggactctgggaggtattaaagattcaagaaggaaatgtggaattattggataatgagaagattaagaaaatattttatagttttttttctctAACCTTTATAAAAGACAGAAGTCTCCTTGGAGAagatatataaatatttgaataaacaagatttacCAAAACTTTCATAGTCACAGAGAGAAACATTGAACAATCCTATAACTCCTTTTGAAGTAACCAAagccataaaaagaactaaactggggaaagcaccaggtcccAATGGTTTACCTGCATTAAATTATAGatgttttgaagatcagattcttcaacctttgCTAAGACTGATAAACTCTATTCTATTAGGTTCCTCAATGCCaaattcatggaaagaagctaacattgaacttttaccaaaggaagggcAAGAACCTTCTCTAATtaagaccaatttcattgttggACAATGATCTGCTTCaatactggctgaaagaatgaagaaaattttagaGGAATTTATCCACCACAATCAAtgtgggttcttacccaaaagacagctaaaggacaatgtaagaattgttttggacattatagaatatttacaatatcataatgaatgtcaaGCGGCTCTTATTTTCTTAGacgcagagaaagcttttgacaatttgaactggagtttttatgtttaaagtcttggaaaacatggactttggagagtattttattcaaggaattaagtcaatttatacacctcaaaaggcaagcatcaCTGTGAACGATGAGTTAACTGAACtgtgtcatatacaaaaagggacaagccaaggatgtcctttgtcacctttgctttttattttggtgttggaagtttttaatagagatattagaagagacaaacaaataaagggcttaaagattaaaaaagaggtctttaaactgagggctttcgctgatgatttagttttgatactacAAGATCCTCTGGATACTGTGGAACTTctaatgaagaaattgaaagaattttgGTCATTTGCAGGacttaaagtaaaataaacaagaaacaaagatgctcaccaaaaatatgacttcgtCCAATCAAGaactgttgatgggtaagactggttttaagattgaaaaaaaaggttagatatttggggctgattttatcaaccaagaatagtattctgaaatgtgttaaaatatgttaaaatttggaatgatgtgaaaaaagacctGTTAAGAAAGGAAAAATTACAGTTGTCCCTGATGGGGAGAATATCgatgattaagatgaatgttttgtctaggatgttgtttctttttcagactataccgattttgtcaacagatttaccatgtatacaatggcagaaggatatctaagttcatttggcaaggcaagaaaccaagaattaaatataaattgttacaagatatCAAAGAACAAGGAAGTTTCGGTTTACCTGCTTTAagattgtattttgatgcctgctgtttgctttggatgaaggaatggataactttgaagaataaGAAGTTATTGCAatttgaaggacatgaattgagattcGAGAGGCACACCTATCTGTGCTATGgtaaaagttaaagttaataaagattttaaaaaccattttaggAGTGTcataatgagggtttggaacAAATAGAAAGCAAGACTGTcccctaatgtaccattgtggctgtcacctcatgaagcatttgttagaaggcAAAATGTGGAGGTAACAaattggttaaattataaagatttgttaaattttgaagaggatgaaccgaagcttaaaacaagggaactgttagCGTTGGAAGGTTTtacttgtcattggtttacatatgtgcaattattagaatgttttaaagtggataaaaagaattttagatttgttaatgaaacaactcaattcgAAATGGAACTTAGTATAAACGATGAACATATTATTTcgaagatgtataaaatgttgttacagatgaatttagaagatgaacaagttaaagaatgtatgattaaatgggcgaagaattttggatacaatattatgttggagcaatgggggAACATGTGGAattaaaatttactttgaattataacttaaaaaagaatttttaaaaatgatgtatcattgatATTTAATTCtggataagttgtcaaaaatgtataatggagtaacaaatgtttcTTGGAAATgatctcttggtgaaggaactttttattgtctttggtggacttgtgaaaaggccaaaaaattctgggaccaaatatgtgctaatactcaaaagattcttaaagtggacctaccaaaaaacaaaacaaaacccagaactgtttctcttgggcatgatggagaaggagcttgagaaacaacatgggatttcccttttatatatgattacagcagcaagaatttcATATGCACAAAGACGGAAAGATCCACAAGCaccttcagtggaggactggattattaaactgatggagctggcccaaatggctaattTAACAGCGTTGATAAGCGAAaattgtttctggatttgtttctacatggcaaccacttttggactatttgcttgtgtcagaaaaaaatgaagttttgattttggttttaatgattaaatggcttgctttgatagaaataatgtttctaaggtttaactaatagtaagagattatacttgtaaatgtattcatatctgaattggagaagattggaagttactttctgtttctgctctctctctgttctgcacttttatagtttttctttttttctttagacctgtactctatctgttctatatttggtgttttgtattttaattatatttggaaaattaataaaattcttataaaaaagtgatctcttcttcccatatcttattcttatctataaagaaatccttaaagccttgtcattcagtcctgatcagcaaaagtccattaagggttaccagagttaacaatatatctattttagccttgatcaaataaaccaacttcatattccttccttttacttttaacaatcttgatcttcaatcccttcaaataatgcccgagaacttgatttcttttcatttttgctttgtcccttctcacaaaattcttcaaaactttaacaagtctcttttgtaaatccaacataggaaagttatccaggtcactcttttggtttgttatttgtagatcccttttaattattaaggcatcagccggtttcatttgtatatccagtgtagcatcttttttccatatcattcttgtagcctgtcattttaaaatccactttcagagcagtctcagtcttgtccggtaaaacttgttcctcttccataacatcttttttaaacacagtctagcTACAGAGACAGACACCCTTAAAATTAATATCTGggtccattgtttaaaaatatcctttaatatgtccaaaattaaaataacttgctccattctatattagtaagtcaaatttaagtggtgttctcctttaattgtaatcttcagttctttctagttccctctagtgtccaaccttcaaagtctcatcctatcatgactttttaagagaattcaaaccaaaagcattttcccatgggaaggatcctTATaactaattccaaaatcttatttcaaatcctcTGGACCcgtagtccatttgtaactttccaaaattaaaGTTGTAATcgtccttttgctgtttattccaaaagaaaaaaaattaagtccttaaacttgtatttaaaacttttgctaaggattgaaggaaactcacctggtgctataaAGCTTGtcatccaaaggttcctaatagctgaaaagcaattaacaagcaatatccaaaagtgattagaaaaggtagTACGCAAACCCAGTGTTGTTTTGGAGGTGCCAACAgtggtttgagcaaaaagatggctttccctcgtctcccagagctctaaacctggtGGAGACCACTGCCTTGCTGTCTCCTCAACTCTCTGgaacacttgtgggtgatctcaagtcctctccttgtctggagagaaaTTACAAAGAAcaagcctcctcaccagctccTCATTCTGCTGCGgtcgtcagctccacttttagtgGAGCTGTCCTGTTTgctatttcttccccagaagtcaatTTAATTTACAGATTCCAAGTGAATATTAAGAGCTTGAGAGAGGACTCAGCTACCCAGAAAGGTGGTAGGTTCCTTTTcactggagatgttcaagcaaaggCTGTCATGAATAGTTTAATATGGATTCCTACATAGAATCAGTGGACTTAATGATTttaatggccccttccaattctctGATTCTAAGAAGCTCATTTCTATTTCCTGCAGCTTGAATtgacagtttctttttttttaatcatagcaTATGTGTTAATACATTTATCAAACACCACACTATTTTTCATATCATCAACAATAGGTTATTTGGAAGTAGCCACAAGTAATAAGATTACTATCGTGGTTTATCCTCTCTGCATTTACAGCTCCCATCTCTGCCTCTGTCATATGTAACTCAGAATAATGCTACATGCATATGAATAATTTggaccctttaaaaaaaatgtttgcagagGCTTAAGATCCTGAAAGCTTCTCAGAATCAGGATCCTGGGCCCCATCTAGAGTAGGGAGTGACCCTCAGCATGTTGCACAGAATCCAAAGAGGCTCTTGAACCAATGGATATTTCATACCCTTTCAATACATGCATTAGTTTTTTAAGTGCTCtgtgtttggtctagtgattacagcaccaggctacaaaccaggagatcatgagttctactcctttttcctggaggaaaccttgaaataattttcaggtctcagggaaccctactaaaaatagcaaaaaaaaattaggaaaactTAACAATACAATTCACTTCAAATTACACAATCCacaacaacagcaaagtggcaggccagCAGCCGAGTCACAGCACATAAAAATTCCAACCACAGCAAGCACTAGCATTGTGCGCTGTGCAAAATttaagcaagttttttttttccaatcacaaTCTCGTGGAACTCCTAGCAACCTCTCACAAAACCTAGAGTTCcacagaaccccagttgagaaagaTGATCTGAACAGTAGACTGAATAGGCTTCCAAGCCTATTACGATATGGTGCTATtgtggtattttatttatatttaaaatatatcatttctttttaaattcagaaccatttatataataaaattggCATATGCATTGTATGAAGATATATCATTTTGTCTTTTATATATGTATGATGCACTTCAGGTTTGCTATTTTGATAACATTCAGATTTTCCATGTCATTCACTCTTGTCTctctcgtttgtttgtttgtttctaggtGTTCTATTGATCTTGGCACTAACAGAAGAATTAGTATTGGCTGTTCAGGTACTGACTCCAAAACTTGTGTCATCTCAGGGTCTCCTGATGGACAATATTAATATCTCAGCTATGGGGACAACTCCAGGACTCAGAGGCCATCACCCAACCAAATCTTTGCCCACAGCAACTCTTGCAAATGCTGACTCCAGTAGTTCAGCAGAGACTTCTGTTCCTTCTGTTGGCAAGAAGGAACTAAGCAGCAGCCATTTGGTTGGCAACACAGAACTTTATCATTTATACAACCAGAGTGCTTTGAGAAAGACATTCACCAAAGGAAAAATGTTTCTGAGTGTCCAAGGCAATTTCACAGCATTTACAGAGCCTTATCTCAAGACAGAAGTATATTCTTCTGGTACCACAGAAAATTGGCCCCCAGAACATCCATTTCAGACCCAGCCTACAGTTCACACCAGTCGTCAAAATACTTTACAGGGAGCCACAACAGACTCAGTTGCCTCTTTCCACACCTTGGAAGGCCTTAATGAAACAGAGAAGGGGAGGTCATCAGAACTGATTACACAGGAGATTGATCTCACCACCCCAACAATTGGTCCATCAACTGTTCCTGAAATGGTGACAGTGCCTTTTAAACCCACACAATATGGCATATGGGATATACTGGAGAAAAATAACTCATGGATAAACTCAAGCCAGAGTACAAACCAGGTACCCTTTTTTGCCAGTCCTGGGACAACAAATGCAGAAGTAGACTTTGGACGCCCTAGTCAAAGTGATGTTGATGCCAATCTTTCCTCCTCATATACAACAAGGAGCTCTGTTGAGGAACCAGCCACCACACTGCATCCCTCTGGATATAATACCAGCTTGCCAAGCAGTACACTGTCTACAGAATCCTCTACATGGCTTCCAAGTTCCACCTCAACAGCAACAGAGAATTTCCTAAACAGACTGGTACCTGCTGGTACCAGAAAGCCTGATGTCCCAGGAAATATCTCTCATGTCACGGAAGGGGACAAGCCCCAATACAGGGCAACCATTTGTCTCAGCAAAGTGGATATAGCATGGATCGTCTTGGCCATCAGTGTACCCATATCCTCATGCTGTAAGTTGAACGTTTCTTTAAATTTCTGCCTTGTGGAATACAATATGTATTAAATATCCATaatgaaaaaaatcaaggtgaCTATCTTTAAAAGACTGAAGAACCTAATTATAAAGTTTTCTTGATGCTAATAATTTGATTCCCCCATAACTACTAATAACCATCCAAAGATATTTCAACATCCTTAGATTTGCACATGCTATGCTCAACAGTGGTAGTCCTTTCAGCAGAGCTAGCATGTGTTTTGATCTCTCGTATTTTCTGTGTTCATAGAGGTTGTATTAGGGTGCCTGGAATCCAGGAGCATCCAATTTCCTTTTCAGTCTTGGCATATAATTTTGAAACACGGCAGATTAGTGATCCATTACCCATTTGTAATTTTGCCATGAAAAGTTCTCACATACGGTATCTGGAAATGAGCACTTGCCTGCATAGTTCCTCTGATTCCACTTTTCACTTTGTCTTCATTACACCCCTTTTTGCTGCTGGGGAAAAGGGCTTTGGTTGGGAAACCTTTTTTGATGACTGTGCAAAAGAACTGgtctaatttgttttttatttctattgatACTACTTCACTGAAGCGAATTATAGCCAGTGCTAGTCCATCAGGGAAGATTAAAGGATTTGACGGTGGAAGTATTTGCAGCAttgatatttcagttttcagttaGTATGTTCTGCAACTCTCCTAAAAAGACTGCTGAGATTTCTGTGTCTGTTGATGACACATCTTCCATCAGAACAGCAACCAGATATTGCATCCCATCTGGCAACATTATGGTGTCTGatcaaaaaaaaagagaaagagaaaaacagagagagattgTGTTTCTGATACCTGGTTTGCAGATGTCAGCAGTTTATACAACTTAACTTTTACAAGACCATTTTAAGTTTATCAGTAGCAGTAGCCA includes:
- the TMEM108 gene encoding transmembrane protein 108 isoform X3 codes for the protein MRPAGVLLILALTEELVLAVQVLTPKLVSSQGLLMDNINISAMGTTPGLRGHHPTKSLPTATLANADSSSSAETSVPSVGKKELSSSHLVGNTELYHLYNQSALRKTFTKGKMFLSVQGNFTAFTEPYLKTEVYSSGTTENWPPEHPFQTQPTVHTSRQNTLQGATTDSVASFHTLEGLNETEKGRSSELITQEIDLTTPTIGPSTVPEMVTVPFKPTQYGIWDILEKNNSWINSSQSTNQVPFFASPGTTNAEVDFGRPSQSDVDANLSSSYTTRSSVEEPATTLHPSGYNTSLPSSTLSTESSTWLPSSTSTATENFLNRLVPAGTRKPDVPGNISHVTEGDKPQYRATICLSKVDIAWIVLAISVPISSCSVLLTVCCMRRKKKTSNPENNLSYWNNAITMDYFNRHAVELPREIQSLETSEDRLSEPCSPANGDYRDTGMVLVNPFCQETLFVGHEQVSEI
- the TMEM108 gene encoding transmembrane protein 108 isoform X1 produces the protein MKRSLQALYCQVLSVLLILALTEELVLAVQVLTPKLVSSQGLLMDNINISAMGTTPGLRGHHPTKSLPTATLANADSSSSAETSVPSVGKKELSSSHLVGNTELYHLYNQSALRKTFTKGKMFLSVQGNFTAFTEPYLKTEVYSSGTTENWPPEHPFQTQPTVHTSRQNTLQGATTDSVASFHTLEGLNETEKGRSSELITQEIDLTTPTIGPSTVPEMVTVPFKPTQYGIWDILEKNNSWINSSQSTNQVPFFASPGTTNAEVDFGRPSQSDVDANLSSSYTTRSSVEEPATTLHPSGYNTSLPSSTLSTESSTWLPSSTSTATENFLNRLVPAGTRKPDVPGNISHVTEGDKPQYRATICLSKVDIAWIVLAISVPISSCSVLLTVCCMRRKKKTSNPENNLSYWNNAITMDYFNRHAVELPREIQSLETSEDRLSEPCSPANGDYRDTGMVLVNPFCQETLFVGHEQVSEI
- the TMEM108 gene encoding transmembrane protein 108 isoform X2; protein product: MIFSGVLLILALTEELVLAVQVLTPKLVSSQGLLMDNINISAMGTTPGLRGHHPTKSLPTATLANADSSSSAETSVPSVGKKELSSSHLVGNTELYHLYNQSALRKTFTKGKMFLSVQGNFTAFTEPYLKTEVYSSGTTENWPPEHPFQTQPTVHTSRQNTLQGATTDSVASFHTLEGLNETEKGRSSELITQEIDLTTPTIGPSTVPEMVTVPFKPTQYGIWDILEKNNSWINSSQSTNQVPFFASPGTTNAEVDFGRPSQSDVDANLSSSYTTRSSVEEPATTLHPSGYNTSLPSSTLSTESSTWLPSSTSTATENFLNRLVPAGTRKPDVPGNISHVTEGDKPQYRATICLSKVDIAWIVLAISVPISSCSVLLTVCCMRRKKKTSNPENNLSYWNNAITMDYFNRHAVELPREIQSLETSEDRLSEPCSPANGDYRDTGMVLVNPFCQETLFVGHEQVSEI